Sequence from the Uloborus diversus isolate 005 chromosome 8, Udiv.v.3.1, whole genome shotgun sequence genome:
ctgtgggtatgtagatccgggcctgaatAAGAGAGTCaagtatattttacattaaaatacaaaaagtCTTTAGGAATTTGGGAGAatcagttaaaatttaaatagttgATAATTTTGGTAATGAGAAgtgacaattttatttttctagttttcagaGCTGTCCCAATTGTATAGAATTTTATTGACCGGTGTTGTGATTGTAATGGCTGTGGTTGAAGTGGCTCGATTATACCTTGGTTATAAAGGAAATCTCACGgaaaaggtaaaaatatttttttaactaaagtcAATGCTGATGGCCATGAGTGGCTATGGTgtgctttcatttcatttttaaatcatagaAATAAAACTAGGTTAAAAAGTTCTCACAAAAGATGCATTTTATTTATAGGTACCAGAACTGGCTGGATTTTGGATGCTTACTTTATTCTTACAATTCCCTTTACATTGTTTGTGTACTTTTAACAGAGATTACACTGTTCTACCATGGGAAAGAGTAACAGACGTCATACTGATGATATTTATTATCTTGGAAATTGTGACTGGTTACCTTGCTGTTAAAAACATTACAAATCATCAAGcgttaaaatttaaacttcagaTGATGAAATATAATATTGCAAGTCAAAGTGCAGAAACAattcttgaataaaataaattgattttatatTGATTATGActgaatttacttttaaaagtggcttttttcttttcttgatttaaaaaggagATATATATCTTTGTAGTATATgcaataaaacttgaaattttattaaaatatttcatttttatacacatgaattttttttttaactttatacttTAATCTAGTTTCAAGTCTCCTAAAATGCATTTGGATTAATACATTTCCCAAGCCCTGAACTTTTTAACAAAccttgtaaagtaatattttgattcttttattCAGTAAAAAGGCTAGGCACCTTTTTTAgctctaaaatgtatttttttttttttcgtgcaaacaataaaaattaaaacaaagctAGAATAGTATAGACTTATAGTAGAAAGACGCTTTGAATGAAATGGGGTGCAAAATAAAAACTAACTATTCAGTTATTTTTAAGTCAGTCTGAAAAACAAAgataaaattgtaatgattgtACCAAGTGTCTACtacattttcagttttcaaatctATGACTTCTGCTCGTAACTTTCCATGACCAACAAGAAACAAATGTTTCACAAGAATatcaaaattagtattttgtaaaaatgcAGTTGCAATCACATGATCAATCTGCACATATGTATCTAAAAATTTCGGGTAAAGGGAAATGTAACGCAACAAGCTACTATTCTAACCAAAAAACAAACGCAATAATGACTAGTGATGCAATAAATGTAAATACAGAGTTTTAATATTAACATTTTACTACCAAAACCATGTATTTATGAATCTAAAATTTTTGTAAGTATTTTTTTGGTTTCTAACaaatcataaaaaagttttaaataggtacatgtaaactattttttttcctcaaagaaaagaaaatttaaactattatttcataGGGTGTTAGTCCAATGGATTTTTGTAAGACTTAcgccttttctgaaataattgattcaattgtaaaataagttttccaaaataaaagaatCTTTGAACTTGCAGCAATAATGATTTAAAACTACAGACGAATAGAAAACAAAGTTTTAGGGCAagcaacaaatatttaaaaacaattccaAATATGTGTGATTTGCAAACTTTTTTGACTGTTTACTAATGAAAATTTCCTCATTTCCATATTCTATCATCGACCTAAATGTCCTTAATTCTTtagacaaattttatttttgatatctTCATTAATTTACCACACTGATAAGAAGTAATGATAACTTTTGTGTGTGTCTTGAATTAACTCGGGAACAAAAGAGTTACAATATTCAACTTTCCACGTCGTGTTTTGATAATAGTCAAAATCCATGGTTTTCCAGATAAACAGATACTTTGAAAGGTACATGGTTCGTACAtaaaattgcaacttttttttcaaggatttaaggataaaattaactttttcaagGACTAGTTAGGAAATTGACAATTATAAAAtaactagaaagttgcccgtcacgggtatgacggatgaaaattgcttttacatttgaacctgtttgatgatattttgatagttgaaactttAACC
This genomic interval carries:
- the LOC129227511 gene encoding transmembrane protein 17-like produces the protein MDTVRSAVQRMSEVVFPGIKISYKHQMTRKSEEIMSSLPLQMCLYFNANYSPLWIISRIGCLTYKFSELSQLYRILLTGVVIVMAVVEVARLYLGYKGNLTEKVPELAGFWMLTLFLQFPLHCLCTFNRDYTVLPWERVTDVILMIFIILEIVTGYLAVKNITNHQALKFKLQMMKYNIASQSAETILE